In Thermoleophilia bacterium, the following proteins share a genomic window:
- a CDS encoding 2TM domain-containing protein produces the protein MEASNDLRDQAVKNLKAKQSFKFQVITWAGVSIFLIAIWAIADRGFFWPIIPIAAWGLFGLVPQGWRLYHGDGMNEEQIQKEMDRINSDLGSGSS, from the coding sequence ATGGAAGCGAGCAACGATCTCAGGGACCAGGCGGTCAAGAACCTCAAGGCCAAGCAGTCATTCAAGTTCCAGGTGATCACCTGGGCGGGCGTCAGCATCTTCCTCATCGCGATTTGGGCGATCGCTGATCGCGGCTTCTTCTGGCCAATAATCCCGATCGCCGCATGGGGCCTCTTCGGACTGGTGCCGCAGGGCTGGCGGTTGTACCACGGCGATGGAATGAACGAAGAACAGATCCAGAAGGAAATGGACCGTATTAACAGCGATCTGGGCAGCGGCTCAAGCTGA
- a CDS encoding glutamine synthetase III gives MTPIRQQNVTAAQWAGNGSSMRPVDLTLDENLVFGENVFNIATQRERLPEDVFARLVGTLEHGEALDVELADAVAAAMKDWALENGATHYTHVFQPLTNLTAEKHDSFFKPTGDGGTVARFKGSNLIQGEPDASSFPSGGIRATFEARGYTAWDPTSPAFLMDNPNGKLLCIPTAFASWTGEALDAKIPLLRSMDALSRSAIKALKLLGEDDAKRVTTSVGPEQEYFLIDEQYYYARPDLITTGRTLFGSEPAKGQELDDHYFGAIPERVLAYMMDLENELSRLGVPITTRHNEVAPAQYEIAPMFENSNIGSDHQQLTMQVMQNKARKYGLVCLLHEKPFAGINGSGKHNNWSMGTDTGHNLLDPGDTPAENLNFLFFCAAVIQAVNKHQGLLRAAVGNLGQDHRLGANEAPPAIISIFLGAELEKVFETIAAGEGDPHTPDATLDLGAVALPPLPMDGGDRNRTSPFAFTGNRFEFRAVGSSMSLAFTNTVLNAITAEAIDELATKLEALNSGDLAADVIAVVKESYLANRQICFDGDGYSDEWQTEATSRGLKNLKTTVDALPEIISPSTIDTFDKYNVLSERELEARYEVWVEQYAMGANIEAETASSIARTMIIPAALKHLVLAESSAMATLDSEARPLAEALIEKTRTLEEVNQYPEGLEEGMELAKYARDKQLAAMHDVRVIADKLERIVADEFWPLPKYAEMLFIK, from the coding sequence ATGACCCCGATCCGCCAGCAGAACGTAACCGCCGCACAGTGGGCCGGAAATGGCTCTTCGATGCGCCCCGTCGATCTCACCCTGGACGAGAACCTCGTCTTCGGGGAGAACGTCTTCAACATCGCCACCCAGCGCGAACGGCTCCCCGAAGACGTTTTCGCCCGCCTCGTCGGCACGCTCGAACACGGAGAGGCCCTCGACGTCGAGCTGGCCGATGCGGTCGCGGCGGCGATGAAGGACTGGGCGCTCGAGAACGGCGCCACCCATTACACCCACGTCTTCCAGCCCCTGACCAACCTCACGGCCGAGAAGCACGACTCCTTCTTCAAGCCGACCGGCGACGGCGGAACGGTCGCCAGGTTCAAGGGTTCGAACCTGATCCAGGGCGAGCCGGACGCATCATCGTTCCCTTCGGGCGGCATCAGGGCCACCTTCGAGGCCCGCGGCTACACCGCCTGGGACCCGACCAGCCCGGCTTTCCTCATGGACAACCCGAACGGGAAGCTCCTCTGCATCCCGACGGCATTTGCGTCATGGACCGGTGAGGCGCTCGACGCCAAGATCCCTCTGCTGCGCTCGATGGACGCGCTGTCGCGCTCCGCGATCAAGGCTCTCAAGCTGCTCGGCGAGGACGACGCCAAGCGGGTCACGACATCGGTCGGTCCCGAGCAGGAGTACTTCCTGATCGACGAGCAGTACTACTACGCACGTCCTGATCTCATCACCACCGGCCGCACACTCTTCGGATCGGAGCCGGCCAAGGGCCAGGAGCTCGACGACCACTACTTCGGAGCGATTCCGGAGCGCGTGCTCGCCTACATGATGGATCTCGAGAATGAACTGTCCAGGCTCGGCGTACCGATCACGACCCGCCACAACGAAGTGGCCCCGGCGCAGTACGAGATCGCCCCGATGTTCGAGAACTCCAACATCGGCTCCGACCACCAGCAGCTGACCATGCAGGTCATGCAGAACAAGGCCCGCAAGTACGGCCTCGTCTGCCTCCTCCACGAGAAGCCGTTCGCCGGCATCAACGGTTCCGGCAAGCACAACAACTGGTCGATGGGCACCGACACGGGCCACAACCTGCTCGACCCCGGTGACACTCCGGCGGAGAACCTGAACTTCCTGTTCTTCTGCGCCGCCGTAATTCAGGCCGTCAACAAGCATCAGGGCCTGCTGCGGGCCGCGGTCGGCAACCTCGGGCAGGACCATCGCCTCGGCGCCAACGAAGCGCCGCCGGCGATCATCTCGATCTTCCTCGGCGCCGAGCTCGAGAAGGTCTTTGAGACGATCGCGGCCGGCGAAGGCGACCCCCACACCCCCGACGCCACCCTCGACCTCGGCGCCGTGGCGCTGCCGCCGCTGCCGATGGACGGCGGAGACCGCAATCGCACCTCGCCGTTCGCCTTCACCGGTAACCGGTTCGAGTTCCGGGCGGTCGGGTCGAGCATGTCGCTCGCCTTCACCAACACGGTGCTCAACGCGATTACCGCGGAGGCCATCGACGAACTGGCCACCAAGCTGGAGGCCCTGAACTCGGGCGACCTCGCCGCTGACGTGATCGCGGTGGTCAAGGAGAGCTACCTGGCCAACCGGCAGATCTGTTTCGACGGCGACGGCTACTCGGACGAGTGGCAGACCGAGGCGACCAGCCGCGGCCTCAAGAATCTCAAGACCACGGTCGACGCCCTGCCCGAGATCATCTCGCCGTCAACGATCGACACCTTCGACAAGTACAACGTGCTCTCCGAGCGTGAGCTCGAAGCGCGTTACGAAGTCTGGGTCGAGCAGTACGCGATGGGCGCGAACATCGAAGCGGAGACCGCTTCCTCGATCGCCCGTACGATGATCATCCCCGCCGCCCTCAAACACCTGGTGCTGGCCGAGAGCTCGGCGATGGCGACCCTCGACTCGGAGGCCCGTCCTCTGGCCGAGGCCCTGATCGAGAAGACCAGGACTCTCGAAGAGGTCAACCAGTACCCGGAGGGCCTCGAAGAGGGCATGGAGCTGGCCAAGTATGCCCGCGACAAGCAGCTCGCCGCGATGCACGACGTTCGCGTGATCGCCGACAAGCTCGAGCGCATAGTCGCCGACGAGTTCTGGCCCCTGCCGAAGTACGCGGAGATGCTCTTCATCAAGTAA
- a CDS encoding M23 family metallopeptidase: MTALKPNSPTSLGLGLLIFLGWCLLGANLSATAGAAEDTGARTSVARDGGIVIEPDPEINDAYCVRDCVSRHEATPGAVVRLTGAYLDKVKRVIFPGKDGKMKVDYRARSSVAVRVVVPKGADDGRPYVINSTGEKSNRSPNELQIVPRSLIPKEVFPVRGPHDYGGSGARFGAGRAGWSHQGQDIMAACGTKLVAIKGARVIYNQFQSAAGNYVVFNNKGENTYFAFMHLRKPSKLKVGEKVQAGDTVGRVGETGDAVGCHLHFEYWIGPWQTGGRPIDPLHYLKSID, translated from the coding sequence TTGACCGCACTCAAGCCAAATTCCCCGACCAGCCTCGGGCTCGGCCTCCTGATTTTTCTGGGCTGGTGCCTGCTGGGCGCGAACCTGAGCGCGACCGCCGGGGCCGCCGAAGACACCGGCGCCCGGACTTCGGTGGCGCGGGACGGCGGCATCGTGATCGAACCGGATCCGGAGATCAACGACGCCTACTGCGTGCGGGACTGCGTGTCCCGCCACGAGGCGACGCCCGGCGCGGTGGTCCGGCTGACCGGGGCGTATCTCGACAAAGTCAAGCGTGTCATCTTCCCGGGCAAGGACGGGAAGATGAAAGTCGACTACAGGGCCCGCTCGAGCGTCGCCGTGCGTGTCGTCGTGCCGAAGGGGGCGGACGACGGGCGGCCATACGTCATCAACTCGACCGGTGAGAAGTCGAACCGGTCTCCGAACGAACTCCAGATCGTGCCGCGCAGCCTGATCCCGAAAGAGGTCTTCCCGGTTCGCGGCCCCCACGACTATGGTGGCTCCGGCGCCAGGTTCGGGGCGGGACGCGCCGGCTGGTCCCACCAGGGCCAGGACATCATGGCCGCCTGCGGTACCAAGCTGGTCGCGATCAAAGGGGCCCGGGTGATCTACAACCAGTTCCAGAGCGCTGCCGGCAACTACGTCGTCTTCAACAACAAGGGCGAGAACACCTACTTCGCTTTCATGCATCTGCGCAAGCCGTCGAAGCTGAAAGTCGGGGAAAAGGTCCAGGCCGGTGACACGGTTGGCCGCGTCGGCGAAACCGGCGACGCCGTGGGCTGCCACCTCCACTTCGAGTACTGGATCGGCCCCTGGCAGACCGGTGGCCGGCCGATCGATCCCCTGCACTACCTGAAGTCGATCGACTGA